The Megalobrama amblycephala isolate DHTTF-2021 linkage group LG16, ASM1881202v1, whole genome shotgun sequence genome includes the window ACACAGAACTGATGCTTTGTAATAAAGGATTACTAAATCTATAATTTGTTGCGTAAAAGGGTGAATTTGAGCACTAGAAAAATCCTCCATTATATCTAGAAAAATACTATTCTTGGCCCACAGGGCATTATTTGGGTATCTACCAATGTTAGACAATTTTCACGTCAGGTGGGGTCATTGTTTGCATTGTAAAGATGTACTAGTTGGGTTTTTGCATTCAAAGATGCAAGTTTCAAAACCTATTTGAATTCGTCTTAGGTAGGTTAGTTTTGATAGTCTGTCTTGGCCTTAATGCTGTATGCATGCATCAAAGAAGGCAGGTTTGAGTGGATTTGATTCTAACTCTTTACCTCCTTTGTCTTGGTTTTGCTGGTATCTTAAGGTTTGGATTGGAGGAGAGGCTCAGTGGATGCCGGATCACTGGGATCAGTACATAATGAAGATAGGATAGGGAATGCTGGATACATGGAACAGGATCAATTGCTCCCAGGATCATAGGATTTTAAGACCACAGTTCAAAAGTACTTCCCTGCCccctttattttctttataccTCAGTGGAATATGTAGACGTTTTGGCCCTTCACATTTAACACATTGGAGGAGCAGATGCTGGAGCAATCTTTGGGGATGGAGTCAACAGGAACCGTATGGTAAATGGGAAGAAGTATGTTTGGGATGGGGGGTATACTCAGGCATTTTTAGATTTACACTGTCCCAATGTGGACAGGAGATGCTTTAACATCACtagcattttatttctttttagtgactttttttttttttttttgcctaaaTAAAGTTTTCATTGGTACAAAACTGTGTGTGATTTGTTCATTTGCTTTTTAATTGTTCTGAATGGATGAATATTATATAGTGGATGGTACACCTGAAACTGAAAATTGTAATGTACTCAAATTCATGGTGTTTCAACCCTGTATGACTTTGCTGGAACGCAAGATATTAAAGAATGCGgtccaaaatattttattgaacagaacaTTTTTACATCTTTTCGAAGTATATTTTGTATTCTGCAGGAGAAaataagtcatacaggtttggaaagacatgagggtgagtaaatgaagacaaaaaaaaattgtgaactGTCCGTTTAAAGATAGTTtgcctaaaaatgaaaatgttatttactcgccctcaattTGTCCCAAACCTTTATGaatttttcttctgctgaacacacaaGAAATTGAATTCCatagtatgtataaaaaaatactaatggaagtcaatggggtccaactgtttggttactgacattcttcaaaatatattttgtgttcagcagaataaagatattcatacaggtttggaataacttgagggtgagtaaatgatgacaaattaaatttttgggtgaactatccctttaattctaGATGGTTTAAGTTGCTTAGCGACTGTAAATCATATTGGCTGGAAAAtataagaaaatgaataaatactgcaCAACCAATCAATGTATTCCAGAATTTAATGACTTGTGAGCCggctttttgtgtgtgtgaatcaaaaacatttttaaagcgGTCACTGAATGAACCGCAAGTTTTTACAATACTCATGTCCAACGTTAAACCAGAACTGTTTAATGTCGAGACTTCAATCAGTGTAAACACGAACTGATGCCAACGTGTTCGTTGTGATCAGAATTTTATAAACGACAGAAAGCAATAGTCGTTCTATTATGTAGTTCGAAAAGAACTAATTGCAGTAACAGAATTAAATGCGTCTGAATTCTTATTATTCTGTAGAAATTCGAAATAATCTCATTAGTATTGCATTTCTTTCCCCCCATGTTTCTATAAAATACTaataatcattacatttttcatttctaGTTACATTACACTGTGTGGGACTGAGGCACTATACCTCTAACCTTGCAATAAGTGATTTACTCGTGACGTGTTTTCATTGTGAATCCACCGAGTCTAATTTAAGCTATTTTCTGGCCTACACAGTCCTGAAGCTTATAACCAAACAAGCACATTTCCCTGGTCTCCGGTTAAAGATGCATTGTGGGATGAAATAAGATGCTGGCAGAGGGGCGCAGGGAGCGGCTGGTCTGCAGCCAATGGCGAGCGCTGTGTAGGACGGCATTGTGAAGAGCCAGGGATTTTAGCGCGGGCACCAGTCGGCGTTTGACTTGATCCTTATGTTCTTCTCCTAACGTCCAAGGGACATCCGAAACGACGAAAGCTCTGTTTTGAACCGCAGATTTCTCTTGCCAAATATTGTTGACAGGTGAGTGGGATAGTTTACACTCTCGAGTGATATACAAAGAATGCATGCATTTAAAACCTAAAGCTTTTGTTTTAAACACTTAAATCGACATTTAAAGACATAAATTAGCAAAGATGTATTTGACTTTGAGATGAAGACGCTACACGAGAACGCCGCGTGCACCTGAGTTTCATTGATCTGCTGGAGAATCAAACGCGCACGCTGTGAATGGAGGTGTGACGTAGCATTCCTCCATCCTGACCTGTCAATGACTTGATAGATGATATAGACATTAATCAGTCGACTGACACACCATGATTATTAGTTTAGCTGCTAAATCAAGATGGTGTGAAGTGCTGACATGGCTATCAGTGCTTCTCTATAGTAGTTATGCATTTGGACCACATGATGCATCTCAGCATTAGGATTGCTTGTTAACTATTTGAGTACTTTTATACAGGATTTTAGCTAATCTGGGCACAGTTTGATTAGGTTCTCTGTGCCTAGCATAACTAGTATGTAAACATGGCCTTCATTGACTTGCTAGCTGCAAATGATAGTGTTGGGTTCTTGAAAGACCTGCTTGGTTCTCATGAAAGTATCTAGTGTCATTTGAATTACCTTAACAAATCCGATCCTCTCAGTTGATGGCTTTCTGTCAGGAACTGACCTGGCATTGTCAGGGAAGAAGCACCCATGAAAGGCCCCACTGTTTATACTGGCAGTGGAGActtaaagcattagttcactttaaaatgaaaatttcctgataattttctcaccccCCTTGTCAtcccatccaagatgttcatgtctttctttcttcagacaaaaagaaattaaggtttttgatgaaaacattccaggatttttctccatatagtggacttcaatgaagCCCAAACGGTTAAacgtcaaaattacagtttacagcgataccttatctagagaaaccattgctcattttctaaaaaaaaaaaaaaaaaaaaaaatcgttttaaccataaatgctcatcttgaactagctctcttcttctctatttgaattccggcagtgtattactgcccccctcaggtcaaagtttgaactaaattggcatatacaatatgctagtgcaagtatataacaattaattcaaactttgacctgtggagggcagtaatgcacttagcagtgtctacactactggaattctaatagagaagaagagagctagcatttatttttaatgttaaaatgtatattacattattttttttttttagaaaatgagcaatggtttctctagataagacccttattccttgtctggtatcgtttaaagcccttcaAAGCTACCATTtgaaggccattgaagtccactataaggagaataatcctggaatgttttcatcaaaaaccttaatttcttttcgactaagGAAAGAAAGacgtgaacatcttggatgacatgggaggtgattaaattatcaggaaaattttttatttgaaagtgaactaatcctttaactatgTTGGTCTCTACATTTTCAGGCACCATGACCGACAGGAAGGCTGTGATCAAGAACGCCGACATGTCTGAAGACATGCAGCAGGATGCGGTGGACTGTGCTACGcaggccatggagaaatacaACATAGAGAAGGACATTGCCGCATACATCAAAAAGGTGAGTGGTGCTGAGATTCGAGCCATTCCGTTATCTTAGACGTGTATTTTTGTTGCGTTTGCATTTTTGGTGTGCTAAAACCATGTTGTCTCGTGTTACAGGAGTTCGATAAGAAATACAATCCTACGtggcattgcattgtgggaagGAACTTCGGCAGCTACGTGACCCATGAGACAAAACACTTCATCTACTTCTACTTGGGCCAGGTGGCCATTCTCCTCTTCAAGTCTGGCTGAGTCTAGACCGGACCAGACCGTAGAATGTATCTCCAATGAAGACTGTGATGCACTGGTGGCTGATGTCATCTACGAATATTAAACGAGACCATACCATGACTATGCTGGCTGTGCACAACTGCATGGATCATATCCCATACTACTTGTGTACATGTTGCAGTTAAATTGCTTTTCATTAGAGGCCCCAAGTTTTTGTTAATGGTCCTTGCAGGTTTTTCCTAGCACATATGttgtaaaaagtttaaaaacgaacaaaaaaagcataataaagGAAGTCAGAAAATGTGAAGTATTGACCAGCACACATGTCTGCTATAAATGGATATATTTTTGGTGACTTAGTGCTGTAATATATTGAATGCCATGCGCtgtatgtcatttttggggTATTGGGGCAAAGCATAGAAGCACATTTGGTTGAATGGAGGTGGGTCTGTATAGTTTGATTTGAAGCGTTCTCTTGTTATAGAAGGGGTGTTTTCGTCCGATTACCTCTGcagtaaatgtatgttttcttttcatttgaTGTTTGAGGTATTGCGTTTGAGAGAACTATTGGAAATGTCTATCTGAATATACAATGGATTAGATGTATGTAGTTGAGATGCACATATAATAAAGTTTAAGAGCAAAAACCCATCATATGGAAGTCATATACTAACTCCTTCAAGCTAATAACATGATGTTGTCAAGTCTTTTCATGTATTTGTCTGCAGAGCAGGTTTCTGAATGTAAGAAGTAGTTGGGGTTTGATCGCACAACAGATGTATTTGCCGTCTTCCTGTCTGCTATTTCGGAGTAGAATTAATTTGCATGTGtctgtttttgcctttttttgaaGTTCTGATGTCAGCATTTGATCATATGACTGTATAGTTTGCACATAGCATATTCCATATGCCCACTCAGGTACCGCCATTGACAAAAGCGGCCTGTTATATTCATTAAAATGTGATTGAAAGATTTTGCGTTTGCCAACTGTGTATTTTTCTCAGTCGTATTTAATATTTGGGCCTAGAGATTAATGTACTGCCAGGGCCTAAAGCATTATCAGCGCTGAACCATTAGAGGGCTCCCTTTCATCGCACAACATCTCTGTGAGGCCTACTACAGCCTGACGCGGCTGCTGACTGGAAAACATTCGTTTACAATGGTGAGAGACggataaaaactataaaaatgctgtataaaatatatactaggctaatatatatataaaaagtgaGGAAATTTAACGTCTAAGAGCCGTTAGTGACGTCAGAACGACGATAATCAGACGCCAACAAACAAGTTGGCAGTTGGATTTtgaattttttgaaaaataacgGTCATTTTCACACTTCCCCAACCGACACCTACTAACACGGATTGAACATGGTCAGTCAGGTGAAAACAAACTCCGACCAACTCCAACACACTGATCAGACAAAACCCAACAAAAGTTTTTGtctgtgcggtgtgaattggcttTTAAAACACGTATTGGCTTTGGCGATTTCACGTGGTTTTTATAATACAGttccaaacacatttttagGAGGAAAATGTTAAACTTGCAAAGGAAAGTTTGCCAGGACAAACTTTAAATGAGTCATTCCACGAAACCGGTACGATTTCGACTTACACATTTTTTGAtttttaccaaaatgtattacttttctgaacaccccacaacattaatgacatatttaacttccagaaaaacatatttaacatatattaaacatatatctcaggcatcaaatccctattattattggtcattattttaagttatggacATCAGGGAGCTCTCTGAATATtactataaaatgtatttgtgataaaatcaacattttcctattaatcagatgtccctcacactaattcagtacttgcaaatataaaagttacataaaattTCACACTTTTGCTATGCTAAAGCCTGAAATGGGCACTTTTTGTGACAGCAACCTCATAATTTTTgagatgtttgtttgttttgagatggcatttttcagaatttgaactaaaatcagTATTCTTATGATTGCTCTGAACATGAATTCAACtaattttaaattactttttcataaacttaacaaaataataataataataataaaaatgtaggtgTGGCGGGGTTGTGATTTTTTGCCCAaagaaatcatgaataatgttgaaataacaaagataattttcacaagtaTAGTTTTCTATCTTTAATTGATGTAACAGGGTTGAGTCGTTAAGTTTGacaaacacaatttcacaacataatttagttattattattaaagaaggTGGTAACTTGCCTGTGTCTGCTCACAATGAAAACAtctatgatgtcacttcctattaATGATGTCAGATAAGTACcagttcattatttttatagggGAAGATGGTTTGTGTAACGGGGTTGAGGGGTTACTGAGGTACGTCACTAAATgatgtgattttaatgaataatcatgaatttacttagaaaaaaaaaaaaaaaaaacattaccagcaaaaaagcacagatggatatttatgggaatggcaaaatgaatggacttttttctcattttattatttatatcccAAATATACTTTCATAGAAGGCCTTGAGCGACACGACAAAATAGGTGAAAAAGAAACAATAATTTCTAATATGAAGATaaaatgtatgtcatgtttttaaaaaaagctttttaaaatatattttggtgaaccaatagataaaatacactgaaaaaggtCAGAGAGACTCAAATCGTACCAGTTTCGATTCTTGTCgagatagatagatcgatagatagatagatagatagataacatCAGAACAGGTTGATACAGCCTTTTTATTCACTCTGATGTATGATTTATTTACATAACGTTTCTTGTCAGCCATGTTGATAACGTTCTCATGTTGTGCTGATATTGCTATGGTGATATTTTGGTATTTTTGCACTCGTCCTGTGCAGGTTTGATGTGACACCATTAACCTTCTGAAGC containing:
- the dynll2a gene encoding dynein, light chain, LC8-type 2a, which codes for MTDRKAVIKNADMSEDMQQDAVDCATQAMEKYNIEKDIAAYIKKEFDKKYNPTWHCIVGRNFGSYVTHETKHFIYFYLGQVAILLFKSG